One stretch of Ooceraea biroi isolate clonal line C1 chromosome 4, Obir_v5.4, whole genome shotgun sequence DNA includes these proteins:
- the LOC105285694 gene encoding leucine-rich repeat-containing protein 15, with translation MPKPFRDLLVLALIMTTSCLNVTEDDTTTTSTETFSSAMKSSTLDTTTTTTRTMTTTIATVASTSSTTVIAQDDSVSKNHSNVSSPSSPDVAVWECPNITKPGVECSCDFPHTLRCTGDRTALQAISEHLKCSRPDTISLLDLTVTGISVLPARFLEDVALHGLVVSTGELKRVHENAFTALARPLQALGLPNNLLDSVPTAALSHLVGLDRLDLSHNKLKTLEADSFTGLLSLTYLDLCDNLLSQLSPQVFLALPELRSLRMRGNRLSVSALSALRGLIRLEELDLSNNLLLGPMGPNLLPQMPRLHFLTVSENGLINVQQGALMGLRNLTYLSLSHNQIDVLEDHSFKYLSTLTRLNLANNRIVAVSSASLAHLEKLTTLDLTHNFLRSLTADLVVPLTSLQDLRLDDNDITMVANDVPTSKLRLKRLSLADNPLNCDCTLLEFANWLTNSSLLEEDKSSAVCATPPALENGILTQVPPGSLLCGEPTPPMTRVPLAGAQLTLKKFDYDESTGINLLWHVEQCVEQYTCDSLIVYETIGDSEIQTESSPLHCDSRMMRDPCTLPITIPASLHLQLGHKYRYCVVLLVPTVYDDVSLGLGCSDVIVLQKTQRQEQQYVREADLHPAVSTQPPDSSYSRITRIHVNVSDKGYLHVDVVLSRLKETSSCQLSVVVFNAVSTVHRERFNCSSAFVTDVEVSLPGYYRVCASLDELTDVVVAAGDLVDDRERFRCVEVIEQGYRRQNAEALIVIAVIAATGIVLITLAILGRSLARRLRHPRIQAQCFLPAQEFEITHKAHYIKLLATTKV, from the exons ATGCCGAAACCATTTCGAGATCTACTCGTGTTAGCATTGATAATGACGACGTCATGTCTCAACGTGACAGAGGACGACACTACGACAACGTCAACGGAAACGTTCAGCTCGGCGATGAAATCGAGCACTCTCGACAcaacgacaacaacgacgaggacgatgacgacgacaatcGCCACTGTAGCATCAACATCGTCAACGACTGTGATAGCGCAGGACGATAGCGTCTCAAAAAATCATTCTAACGTATCGTCACCGTCTTCTCCTGACGTCGCGGTTTGGGAGTGCCCAAATATCACAAAACCGGGCGTGGAATGTTCCTGCGACTTTCCTCACACGCTCAGGTGCACCGGTGATAGAACGGCGCTGCAG GCCATTAGCGAACATCTGAAATGTAGCCGACCGGACACGATATCGTTACTAGACCTAACCGTAACAGGAATCTCTGTGTTGCCGGCGCGCTTCCTCGAAGATGTTGCTCTTCATGGACTGGTAGTCTCTACTGGCGAGCTGAAACGCGTCCACGAGAACGCGTTTACCGCATTGGCGCGACCGTTGCAAGCACTCGGACTACCCAACAATCTTCTGGATTCAGTTCCCACGGCCGCACTGTCGCACCTCGTCGGTCTGGATCGATTAGATTTGTCGCACAACAAGTTGAAGACTTTAGAAGCTGATTCATTTACG GGATTATTGAGCCTGACTTATCTGGATCTGTGCGACAATCTGCTGTCGCAGTTATCGCCGCAAGTCTTCCTGGCTTTACCGGAATTGCGCTCGCTAAGGATGCGCGGAAATCGCCTGAGCGTTTCCGCCCTCTCCGCGCTGAGAGGTCTGATACGCTTGGAGGAACTGGACCTATCGAATAATTTGCTGTTGGGTCCGATGGGTCCGAATCTGTTGCCGCAAATGCCCAGATTGCACTTCCTCACTGTGTCGGAGAACGGACTCATCAATGTCCAACAAGGAGCTCTTATGGGTCTTAGGAATCTCACGTATCTGAGTTTAAGTCACAATCAG ATCGACGTATTAGAAGACCACTCGTTCAAGTATCTGTCGACTCTAACGCGACTGAACCTGGCGAATAATCGCATCGTCGCCGTGTCCAGCGCCTCCCTGGCGCACCTGGAGAAGCTGACCACCCTGGACCTGACGCACAATTTTCTGCGATCGTTGACGGCCGACCTGGTGGTGCCGTTGACGAGTTTACAAGACTTGCGGCTGGACGACAACGACATCACGATGGTGGCGAATGATGTGCCGACGTCGAAGTTGCGCCTGAAACGGCTCTCCCTCGCCGACAATCCGCTCAACTGCGACTGTACCCTACTGGAGTTCGCCAATTGGCTGACAAACTCCAGCTTGTTGGAGGAGGACAAGTCGTCGGCGGTGTGCGCCACACCGCCCGCTCTGGAGAACGGTATTCTCACGCAAGTTCCGCCGGGCAGTCTGCTCTGCGGCGAGCCAACGCCGCCCATGACCCGGGTGCCGTTGGCAGGCGCACAGCTGACCCTCAAGAAGTTCGATTACGACGAGTCGACCGGCATCAATCTGCTCTGGCACGTGGAGCAATGCGTCGAGCAGTACACCTGCGACTCGCTGATCGTCTACGAGACGATCGGCGACAGTGAGATTCAGACGGAATCCAGCCCGCTCCACTGCGACTCCCGGATGATGCGAGACCCCTGCACCTTGCCAATCACCATACCGGCCTCGCTGCACCTGCAGCTAGGCCACAAGTACCGCTACTGCGTGGTTCTGCTGGTGCCCACCGTCTACGACGACGTGTCTCTCGGCCTGGGCTGCAGCGACGTCATCGTCCTGCAGAAGACTCAGCGGCAGGAGCAGCAGTACGTGAGGGAAGCAGACTTGCATCCAGCGGTGTCCACGCAACCACCCGACAGCTCCTACTCGCGGATCACCAGGATCCACGTGAACGTGTCGGACAAGGGCTACCTGCACGTCGACGTGGTTCTCTCTAGACTGAAAGAAACGAGCTCCTGCCAACTCTCCGTCGTCGTGTTCAACGCGGTCTCCACGGTGCATCGCGAGAGATTCAACTGCAGTTCCGCGTTCGTCACCGACGTGGAGGTGTCGTTGCCGGGTTACTACAGGGTGTGCGCTAGCCTGGACGAGCTcaccgacgtcgtcgtcgccgctggTGACCTGGTGGACGACCGCGAAAGGTTCCGCTGTGTCGAGGTGATTGAGCAAGGCTACAGGAGGCAGAACGCCGAAGCGTTGATCGTGATAGCTGTGATCGCCGCTACCGGTATCGTTCTCATCACTCTTGCCATACTCGGTAGAAGCCTTGCCAGGCGGCTGCGGCATCCCAGAATACAGGCGCAGTGCTTCCTGCCGGCTCAAGAATTTGAAATTACTCACAAAGCGCACTACATCAAGCTCCTGGCAACGACGAAGGTTTAA
- the LOC105285679 gene encoding adenine phosphoribosyltransferase — MEKNDKLQILKNAIRSYPNFPEPGIIFRDIFAVFYDIAALRALKDLIMEHISFLEVDLVIGLDSRGFLLGPMICMELGKPFLPIRKKGKLPGKVTQQKYTLEYGEATFELQTEFINEGTKVLIVDDLLATGGSMTAAIKLLKSVGADVIECLVIMELTSLKGREKLGVPVHSFVQFDK, encoded by the exons ATGGAGAAGAATGACAAATTGCAAATACTGAAAAATGCCATAAGGAGTTACCCCAATTTTCCTGAGCCTGGAATAATTTTTCG AGACATATTCGCCGTGTTTTACGACATTGCAGCGTTAAGGgcattaaaagatttaatcaTGGAACATATCTCGTTTCTTGAGGTCGATCTGGTCATAGGTTTGGATTCACGTGGTTTTCTACTTGGCCCCATGATCTGCATGGAGCTGGGCAAGCCTTTTCTGCCGATTAGAAAAAAAGGCAAACTTCCAGGCAAAGTTACCCAGCAGAAGTACACATTGGAGTACGGAGAA GCCACCTTTGAATTGCAAACAGAATTTATAAACGAAGGAACCAAGGTGCTTATTGTTGACGATTTGCTGGCAACTGGAG GTTCCATGACTGCGGCTATAAAATTGCTGAAATCAGTAGGAGCTGATGTAATTGAGTGCTTAGTGATAATGGAATTGACTTCGCTGAAAGGCCGAGAAAAGCTGGGTGTTCCTGTTCATTCTTTCGTACAATTCGATAAATAA